The genomic window ATTATGGACTTGAAGTTCCACCAAATACTTACTCAAAAGAGGTAAATAATGTTATCCTTCTCGGTGGTGCTGCAAGAACTATAAAATGGGATGATCTTGTTTTTAACATTAGCGGTAAGCTGATTAATTTCTATAATTGTAATGATCAAGTCTTAAACTATTGGTTTAGATGGGGAGGAGCATACAAATACAGTCCATGCGGAATTCACCCCATTGACTCTCTTCATTCAAGAGTTAAAAATTGCGATCTTACTGCTTTAATGAATACACATGAACACGATTTAGAGCGATATCTGTGGGCTTTTTCAAAAAAGATCAGATGACTTGCTCTAATTTTTTCTGCACCTCAGCGCCCTTTTAGCTAGCCTAATTGTATATGACTCGATTTTAGAGGAGATTTGGCAATGGATAAGTTAGAGCATTATCGCAATTGTATTAAAACAATTCTCACCAAGTATGGTAGTAGCAACCCTCAAAATAATGAAATTGAAAACGAGTTAATTTTCGATACAGTTCACGATCATTACCAATGGATGCGAGTAGGTTGGAAAGGGTTACATCGGGTATATCATAGCGTGATTCATTTTGATATTCGAGATGGCAAAATCTGGATTCAACAGAATATGACGGAAGATGATTTAGCACAAGAATTAGTGGAAATGGGAGTAGCGAAAGAGGATATTGTGCTGGGATTACATCCACCTTATAAGCATCCTTATACTGGGTATGGAGTTGCTTAAAAGCGAATCGCAACGTAAACTATCGCTGGAGTGAATACCTATGGAAACTGAAGATGAATTGCGTTCTGAATACGATTTACATAGTTTGCGTGTTAGAAAATTAGGTTCTGGACGAAAAGCTTTTGGTGGAAAGAGAATTCGTTTAGAACCCGGAAATTCTGATTTTGATATTAAGTTGCAAGATGAAGAGAAATAGAAGTAAATTTAAATATGAGTGAGCGATCGCAAAGTTGAAAGTGCTACACTCAGATAAAGAATTTAATGCTGAGGAGTTAAAATTATCCCTACCCCAGAGCAAAAAACGCAGTGCTATATATTATGCTGCTGGTTCACTAAACTTTATTTACCCATAAACATCGTGCGGATGGATGAACGAACCAGAAATATATTCTTAATGGCAGGAGAGGAAAACATTATAGAAATATATTCCAATGGTAGATGGAGATACATAGTATGAATAAGCCAAATTTTCAAGCAATGAACAGAAAAGAATTACATGATTATGTTCTTACTCATCGAGAGGATCAAGAAGCTTTTTATGCTTATGTAGACAAGCTACACGCGGAAGGTAATTGGATTGAAATGCCAGCTTTAGAATCATTAGAAGATATAGAAAATTATCCTGACTTTACTAAACGTTTTCGTAATGATTCTCAGCCTCGTTGAGTGAGTTTTGAAAAGCGAATCCCAATGTAAACAAAACTTGATTTTTCGCCATGAAAGAAGAGTACGATTTCACCCTATCTGTAAAAAACCCATATATTAAAAAGCTCAACAAGCAAAAAACGATGCTTCAGAAATATACAGAAAAATTTGCTAAGTTTACTAAGCGTTTTCGTGATGATTCTCAGCAGAGGTGAGTGAAGTTGGAAAAGCTAATTGCACACCCCCTAAGCAACGCCATACCCCGTATAAGGACGTTTATAAGGTGGATGTAACCCCAAAACAATATCCTTTTTTGGTACTCCCATTTCTACTAATTCTTGCGCTAAATCAGCCTCCGTCATATTGCGCTGAATCCAGATTTTACCATCCTTAATATCTATGTGAATGAAACAGTTGTAAACTCGTTTAAGTCCATTCCAACCAACATCTAAAACTTGGTAATGGTCGTTTTCTCTATCAAAAACGAGTTGAGATTCAATCTCTGATTCTGAATTTATATTATCAGAATCAGTATGAGATGTTAACAATTTACGGATGAATTGACGATACTTTTCTATTCTTTCCATTAGCTTATTTTATCATCTACACTAGTTTTCGCCAACAAATTAAAAGCTCTATCTCAATTACCACTAAATTTATTGACGATCGCTCATCTAGTAAATACAATGTAATTACCCTTGGCTATAAAAGAAACCTAACTATGGGCGCAGCAATTAGAACTCGAATTATTAAAATCGGCAATTCTCAAGGGATTAGAATTCCCAAACCTCTTTTAGAACAAAGCGGTATTAATATTGATAAAGAAGTAGAAATTGAGGTGGAAGGCGATCGCTTAATTATGCGTGCTGCGCCAAAAGTACGGCTAGGATGGGATGAAGCTTTTGCAGCAATGGCTCAACGACAGGATGATATTTTGTTAGATGATGTCAGAACTACAAATTGGGATCGAGTTGAATGGGAATGGTAGTCAACCGTTTTGATGTTTTCCTGGTAAATCTCGATCCTACAGTTGGTAGCGAAATTCAGAAAACTCGACCCTGTGTAGTGATTTCGCCTGATGAGATGAACCGCAATATTTTTACCGTGATTGTTGCGCCAATGACTACAAAAGGTCAAGCATATCCAACTAGAATAGCTTGTCAATTTCAGGGAAAAGATGGGCAAATTGTTCTCGATCAAATCCGTACAGTAGATAAAGCTCGATTAGTAAAACTGCTTGGTCAAATTAACGCTGATGAGCAAAGAGCAGTTCTTGATACATTGACTGAAATGTTTGCTGAATAATATTAGTTTAGCTACTCGAAGAGAGCGAGAAAATTATTGTTAATTGAGACAATGCCACAAACAAAAGGTGACATATCTTAAAAAGCGATCGCCTCTGCACAAAAGTATTAAATGCGTCCGCGAGCGGGACTTGGCACAAATTTAACTTTGTAGAAATCTGCCAATACTGTTCCTAACCAATCACTATATGTCAGAGGTTTTTTATTAAGCAGCACGATTTCAGAGTGAAAAAGAAAAAATCTTCTTTGCTTAGTTATAGCTTTAAGCGTCCAACCATAAATATGGTCGTCGTGCATGATTCGAGATTCCTGAAACTGAAGCAGTGAATTCCTGTGAATTAAATGTGTTCTACTTATTCCAAATAACCGATGCTTCACCATTAATTTTTCCGGGAAAGCTCGAAACTCACTAATCCCCAAAATACTCCAAACTAACTCATATAGAATCATACTTATTGCAAATAAACCAAGAATTATAGCCGCTAGACCAGGAAGAGAGAATCGATTTTCATCAAAATATAAAACTCCTGATTTAAATTCCCAAAAATCGGGTTGCTCAATCCGATACGGTAGCGCACTTAAAGGCTCTATAGCTAGCCAACAAGCTACTATAAAAGCAGAAATAGTTAGAAACATAGCAATTATGAGGAAAAATGTTTTGATGGGGTAGAGCGATCGTCGTTCGTGGTATTGAATAATCAGAGTTGGATACTCAGACAAGATTTTAAATCCCTTTGGAACTTTGTGGTTAGACAGCATGATAATTGAGTGGTAAAGAATTTTTATAGAGCATAGATAGATGATTCTTTATATCACTACGTTTTCTCCTTCAACTTTTCCCGATGACTTGGTAAATCATGCAGAATGAATGCAGTTTGAACGAGTCGGCTAAGGCAATCAGCGTATCTGTGCGATCGTCGAAATGTGCAACCATTGATCTGAGGCGATTTGAAAAATTTTCTGTGTCTTGCTGCATAGAATTAAGAATCCTCCCGCATAGACGTTTAAGAGTACATAAACAGTACTCAATAACGAAGTTCAAAACAGAGGATTTTTACCATGAAAGCATTCTTTTCTTCTCCCATCCCCAAGTTCCATAAATGGATGACACTTTGCACATTAGGTGTTACCTTGTTAGGTCTTCCTTTGATAGCAGTTGCCCAAGACGCGGTAATGCCATCGAGTAGGGGTGATTCAGAGAGTTCAGATAGTTCGCATAAAACACATAAAAAAATCTATGTAAATCACACGAAATGGATGGTTGAATACGCAGAGAATGGACGCAATGGCGATTATCATCCAGTTCCCTGGTTGTTCATGCCTGATGGAACCGTAAGTGCGGGCAATTTGTGGCACGGAGTCTGGAAAAGAAAGTCGGACAACAAAATTAGCGTATTCATTAGAATGAATGGCAGTTCAACAAGGGATGAATTCGAGGTTAAGTTTATCAGTCCATCAAAGTTTACCGCTTTCAAGAATGGACAAGCTTATCGATATGCAGTGCGTAAGTAATTCTTGAGCAAACGCATAGATAAATCCCCGACTTCTTGAAGAAGTCGGGGATTTCGCTTGATTTTTGTTGCAATAATCATGAATTATCATTACTTCAATAAAGGTAGGATTTTTAGATTAAAAGGTATTACTTTTGCCTATTTTAGGATTAATCTCTTTCTGGGCAAGCACTAAATCAATAGTATCAAAAATTGTAACAGATTGCTTGTAAATATTTAACGATAACATAATATATAAAAAAGATGATAATAAGCATTAAATTTAACTGTTTAGAAGCTTATGATCTCTGGAAAAATACAATCCTTTAAACATTTCAGTATTTTGGCTGATATCGCTCCTGATATTGGATATACGAGGGACTTCAGTTACTGCCTGAAAATTACTAACTTAGAAAAGTATCCCAACTACCTATTATTTGTCAAAATTGGCTCGGAAAATCCTGGCATACCCACCAAACCATATAAGCTGATTCAAGCGGGGGATTGTGTTAGTTTGATAGGATATCGCCCCATAGCAACAATAGCAGCTATTTCCAAAGATCGAGTCCAAGCTAATGATTTAGAAAATAGTGAAGCAGGTACAATTCTTAAAAATACCAATTTACAAACAGCGCTCATCCAAGGGAAACCAATTATCGAACACCCCACCGTACTACCCATGACATATACAGCTAGTGTAGTAGAGGATAGCTTTCAAATTCAGTCTATAGATCCTAATGGTTTACAGCTATCTCTAGTAGCTCGATCGTCACCAGTACTGCCAAAATTGATACTAAACTGGATAATTTTTCCGCTGGTTGGAGTGGGAATACTGGTATGGTTTATTAGGAGACGCAAAAAGCAGAAAGGTGACAAATAATGAGTTATCTTGTTTGCAGTGGAACGATAATTTTAATTAGTGCGTTGAGCGCGATCGCTTTTCCCTTTACAACATATACGACAACATTAGCAACTTTTGGTATTGCTCACGTCGCAATTGAGTTGCGTTATATTGATAGCCGCTTTTATCAAAATTTTGGTACAAACATTGAATTGCGCTTAGTGCAACTTGTATTAGCGATCGCTTTTTTGCGCTGCTGTAGCATCTTCGGATTAATTGGAGTTGAGTTAGCTTATTTGCTCGAACTTTTCTGCGGAGTAGGATTAGTTTTACTTGCTACTCATCATCTTTTTCAGCATAACTGGCGATTAGGGATGTTCGGTTTTGCGGTTAGCTGTTTACTCGGTATTGGTATTATCAAAGATCCGATCGCTACCTTAGTTATTTTGGCGATACTTCATAATCTCACACCAATAGGATTTATCTTAGAACGGCAAAGTTCTAAATACATTCGCACATTATTAATTTGCGGGTTTGTTTTTGGATTAATGCCACTTTTAATTATTTTATTAAGGTCTTTGCCGATCGCCAATCTTCCTTTAGAAACAACTCCAAATTATCTGAGTGCTTTCGTTGCACCAGCATGGCAGAAATTATCGATCGTTTATCCATTATTTTGTGCTGCAACTTTTCTTCAATGTATGCACTATGCAGCAGTTATCGGGTTGTTTTCTCAGTGGACATACCCTAATTCAAAAACACTTTTGCCTTGGGGATCATCTAAATATTTTTACTGTTTATTGGGCGTAATTTCTGTTAGTTTTCTAATCGCTTTTCAACATTCATTTGTGCTTACCCGTGCTTTTTACGGCATTGTTGCAGGGATTCACGCTTGGTTAGAAATTCCCTTGTTACTGCTGCTACCTTTGCAAGCTATAAAACAGAATACCGCAACTGTAGGAAGCGAGATTAGCACCGAAGGATAAGCCCATACTTAATCGCCATGAATACCCAGTTACCCATTTATATATTAAGCCTTCAAAGATGAAAACTAGAGTTTCAAGAAGTAGCGATCGCACATAAAAATTCAGATAAAGTGATAAATTAATAAACAACTGCCAAATTACAGGATGAGTAATCAATGTCGCAGCACAAGCAACTACTACTAGCGATCGCCATTGTAGCAGGAGAATTTTGCCCCAACAAGCAACAAATAAGCTTTCTATAATCATCGAAAATATCAGAGCAATAAATTCTTCTCGAGCAAAAAACATTTAGATTATCAGGTGTTATATGTGAACAAGCGATCGCCAAAACCAGCAATTTCAGGAAAACTTAATATTGCCTAGATTGTTATACTTTCTATTAAATTTATAATTAGTATATTTACTTAGGTTAATCCAACAAAAATGCAACAATTTTTAATAATTTAACCTGGGCATTGGTAAATTAGAGTGATAAATTTATCGAATCTTATAGAAAATACAGTACTTATCAAAGCTGTAAAAGCTTTATCGCAAAAGGCTTTCCGATAAAATGTCAGTCTGACGCAATGTAAATTTTTGATGAATTTGGAATTAGGTAATTGACTATTTTGCCAAAGTTTATGTATATTTCGTCACGTAAAGTATAAACACCGTTAAAATTTACCATGAGTGCATCAGAATTTTCCCAAATTGTTTATCGTAATGCAATTGAGCCAATAGTAATTCAGGAAGTAGAACAACAATTGCAAAACCTGTCACCAAATATTCTTCAATATATTAATTCAGCACAAATCATAGCTTATGCTCTTAATCGTTTACCAGCTTTATATGCTACCAGTAAAGAAGGATGGAATGCTCAACAATTAAGAGCCCAAAAGCAGATGAAAGAGGAAATTTATATTGCCGTGCGTCAAGGTTTAGCAGCAGTGCAAAGAGATCCTTTGAAAATTTCCACTCCTTTGCTATTAGAAGATGAGTTAAAAGTAGAAACTAAAGAGGAAACAGAGGAAGTAGGAAAGAAAAATCTAAAGGAAATCACAACAGGAACAAGAACTTTTTGCCAAACTGAGAAGCATAACTTTTTTATTGATGGTTGGGATGCAGGGTGATCTGAGATTTGGCAACTGTAGTTTTAGCCATTATTCTTAATGGCTGTTTCAAGCATAATGAAGTTATCGATCGCTACCAGTTGAGCAACATTGCTCGCTGGGGGAACAGCCGTGAAAGTTGCCAACGCTGCTTCCATTGTCAATGGTGGATTTGAAACCGACAACTTTTCAGCATAGACAACCGTTCGCCAAACCAGCAGTTCGGGTAACTTGTTCAATACAGATGGAGGTCGTTGTCCAACATCGGGTTTGTCGATTCCGAGTGCCAGCGAAGAAACGGCTTTCCCGATCGACTGTTCCGAGGCGATCTTATTTAATGATGCAGTGTAATGAGACTAAAATCGCGGTTTCTGCGTAGAACGATCGCACTTCAAATCTACTATTACATCAACCCGTAGATCGATCGCGTTCAGTGGTACGCTAAAGAATGGCATTGCTAAATGTTAAGACGTTTTCCCTTATTTAGATAGGCGCACGCATGGTAGCCACCACAGAAAAGACAAATATCGGGCGGATTACCCAAATTATTGGTCCCGTTGTAGACGTTGAGTTCTCCAGCGGCAAAATGCCGCAAATTTACAACGCCTTGAGAATCCAAGGCAAGAACGAAGCTGGACAAGATGTATCTGTAACTTGCGAAGTACAACAATTGTTGGGCGATAACCAAGTACGGGCTGTTTCCATGAGTACTACTGACGGATTAATTCGTGGTATGGAAGCAGTTGATACTGGTGCTCCCATCAGCGTACCCGTTGGTGCTGGTACTCTAGGTCGGATTTTCAACGTATTGGGCGAAACTATAGATAACTTAGGCCCTGTAGATACTCAAGAAACCTCTCCTATTCACCGCCAAGCACCCAAGCTGGTTGACTTAGAAACCTCTCCTTCGGTGTTTGAAACAGGCATCAAAGTTGTAGACTTGTTAGCGCCTTATCGTCGGGGTGGCAAAATTGGTCTATTCGGTGGTGCGGGTGTGGGCAAAACCGTAATTATTCAAGAACTGATTAACAACATCGCTAAAGCTCATGGTGGTGTATCAGTATTTGGTGGTGTGGGCGAACGCACCCGTGAAGGTAACGACCTTTACAATGAATTCAAAGAATCTGGTGTTATTAACGAAAAAAATATCGCCGACTCTAAAGTAGCGCTGGTTTATGGTCAGATGAACGAGCCACCAGGAGCTAGAATGCGGGTGGGCTTGAGCGCTCTGACAATGGCTGAGTACTTCCGGGATGTGAACAAGCAAGACGTACTGCTGTTCATTGATAATATCTTCCGGTTTGTACAAGCTGGTTCCGAAGTGTCGGCGCTGTTAGGTCGGATGCCTTCTGCGGTGGGATATCAGCCAACTTTGGCAACCGAAATGGGTGAATTGCAAGAACGGATTACTTCTACTAAAGAAGGTTCGATTACTTCGATTCAAGCAGTTTACGTACCAGCAGACGACTTGACTGACCCCGCACCTGCTACCACTTTTGCTCACTTGGATGCAACTACCGTGTTGTCTCGTGGTTTGGCATCTAAAGGGATTTATCCAGCAGTAGATCCTCTGGATTCTACTTCTACTATGTTGCAGCCTGATGTGGTAGGCGATGAGCATTACAGAACGGCTCGTGCTGTACAATCCACTCTACAACGTTACAAGGAATTGCAAGATATCATTGCGATTCTCGGTTTGGATGAGTTGTCGGAAGATGACCGTTTAACTGTAGCACGCGCTCGGAAGATTGAGCGTTTCTTGTCTCAACCTTTCTTTGTGGCAGAAGTGTTTACTGGTTCTCCTGGTAAGTATGTGAAGTTGGAAGATACGATTAAAGGTTTCCAACGCATTCTTTCTGGTGAGTTGGATGAGTTACCGGAACAAGCTTTCTACATGGTTGGTACCATTGAAGAAGCGATCGCTAAAGGCGAAAAACTCAAAGCTAAATAATTAGTAATGTCGGGCAGGGAAAAATTTATCTCTGCCCCGATCGACAAATCGAAAATCTAAAAATCTAAAATCGCAAATCGAAATGGCTTTAACAGTTCGTGTGATTGCACCAGATAAAACAGTCTGGGATTCTAGTGCGGAAGAAATTATTCTGCCGAGTACTACTGGACAAATTGGTATTTTAAGTGGTCACGCTCCACTTTTGACAGCTTTGGATACAGGTGTCATGCGTGTTCGCCCGGATAAAAACTGGGTGGCGATCGCTTTAATGGGCGGTTTTGCTGAAGTGGAAAATGACGTAGTGACAATTTTGGTTAATGGTGCAGAACGCAGCGATTCGATCGATCTCGAAAAAGCTCGCACTGCTTATACCCAAGCGCAAGAACGTTTTAACCAAGTACAAAGCA from Phormidium ambiguum IAM M-71 includes these protein-coding regions:
- a CDS encoding DUF726 domain-containing protein; translated protein: MDRPYTSFVEPSQGRDEALVFLNGWRTKYIQNQDIWCTSIRKAGWKGSIYQLWWDSGTDEYPSTPIHWEIIRGRSKTIAKHYLTDLLRSIPEQKISLIAHSLGARIIHYGLEVPPNTYSKEVNNVILLGGAARTIKWDDLVFNISGKLINFYNCNDQVLNYWFRWGGAYKYSPCGIHPIDSLHSRVKNCDLTALMNTHEHDLERYLWAFSKKIR
- a CDS encoding XisI protein, which translates into the protein MDKLEHYRNCIKTILTKYGSSNPQNNEIENELIFDTVHDHYQWMRVGWKGLHRVYHSVIHFDIRDGKIWIQQNMTEDDLAQELVEMGVAKEDIVLGLHPPYKHPYTGYGVA
- a CDS encoding DUF6888 family protein; this encodes MPTPEQKTQCYILCCWFTKLYLPINIVRMDERTRNIFLMAGEENIIEIYSNGRWRYIV
- a CDS encoding DUF6887 family protein — translated: MNKPNFQAMNRKELHDYVLTHREDQEAFYAYVDKLHAEGNWIEMPALESLEDIENYPDFTKRFRNDSQPR
- a CDS encoding XisI protein yields the protein MERIEKYRQFIRKLLTSHTDSDNINSESEIESQLVFDRENDHYQVLDVGWNGLKRVYNCFIHIDIKDGKIWIQRNMTEADLAQELVEMGVPKKDIVLGLHPPYKRPYTGYGVA
- a CDS encoding AbrB/MazE/SpoVT family DNA-binding domain-containing protein, with the translated sequence MGAAIRTRIIKIGNSQGIRIPKPLLEQSGINIDKEVEIEVEGDRLIMRAAPKVRLGWDEAFAAMAQRQDDILLDDVRTTNWDRVEWEW
- a CDS encoding late competence development ComFB family protein gives rise to the protein MSASEFSQIVYRNAIEPIVIQEVEQQLQNLSPNILQYINSAQIIAYALNRLPALYATSKEGWNAQQLRAQKQMKEEIYIAVRQGLAAVQRDPLKISTPLLLEDELKVETKEETEEVGKKNLKEITTGTRTFCQTEKHNFFIDGWDAG
- the atpD gene encoding F0F1 ATP synthase subunit beta, with protein sequence MVATTEKTNIGRITQIIGPVVDVEFSSGKMPQIYNALRIQGKNEAGQDVSVTCEVQQLLGDNQVRAVSMSTTDGLIRGMEAVDTGAPISVPVGAGTLGRIFNVLGETIDNLGPVDTQETSPIHRQAPKLVDLETSPSVFETGIKVVDLLAPYRRGGKIGLFGGAGVGKTVIIQELINNIAKAHGGVSVFGGVGERTREGNDLYNEFKESGVINEKNIADSKVALVYGQMNEPPGARMRVGLSALTMAEYFRDVNKQDVLLFIDNIFRFVQAGSEVSALLGRMPSAVGYQPTLATEMGELQERITSTKEGSITSIQAVYVPADDLTDPAPATTFAHLDATTVLSRGLASKGIYPAVDPLDSTSTMLQPDVVGDEHYRTARAVQSTLQRYKELQDIIAILGLDELSEDDRLTVARARKIERFLSQPFFVAEVFTGSPGKYVKLEDTIKGFQRILSGELDELPEQAFYMVGTIEEAIAKGEKLKAK
- the atpC gene encoding ATP synthase F1 subunit epsilon — encoded protein: MALTVRVIAPDKTVWDSSAEEIILPSTTGQIGILSGHAPLLTALDTGVMRVRPDKNWVAIALMGGFAEVENDVVTILVNGAERSDSIDLEKARTAYTQAQERFNQVQSSENRQEKIQATKALKRARARFQAAGGMVQV